The following is a genomic window from Acidimicrobiia bacterium.
GCGAACGTTGTGCCACCTGATAACCCGAAGAGGAGAGCAACGCCGTAGACCATTGCCCCGTTGGCGAGGGCGCCGAGCAGAAAGTATTTCATGCCTGCCTCAGCCGAGGCCCGAGACCGGCGATGGAATGCCGCCAGCGTATATCCTGCGACGGACGACAGTATCATGGCCAGAACCAGTTCCATGAGGTCGGTTGCCCCTGCCAAGAGCACGGCCCCGAGGGTTCCGAAGACCACCATGACGTAGTACTCACCCTGGCGGTCATCCGAGCGAAACCACTCGACCGATAACGCCACGACCAACAACCCGACTACTGCCAGCAGAAGCGTTGCCCACCTCCCTACTCCGTCGGCGGCGAGCGAGTCAAAGAACGTCAATCCGGGGGGGTCGATAATATCGAGGCCCGCGAAGATCGCCGCGGCAACCAGAACCGCGGTCGCGACGAGCGCGATCCATGGTTGCATCCGCCGCGGAGTAAACAACGCGACGAGTAAGACAAGGATGGATCCGGCTGCCAGGATCAGCTCGGGCAGGATGTCCCCGACAAAACCGACCATCTGCGTACCCATGTCCTGCACGTCAGCCCCCAGTCATGACGCGCGTTGCCGAATCGACCACGTTGACCAGCCAGGCCGGAGCGATCCCTATGACGACCACGAGGATCAGCATCGGGACAATGGCTGCCAATTCCCACCCACCAAGGTCAGTCCATTCCGACCACCGCTCTGGCAGAGGCCCCAGGAACACCTTCTGCACCATTCGCAGGAAGAGGGCCGCCGTGATCACAATTCCGAGCAGACCTGTACCCGCCAGCCATGGGTATACGCCGAGCGTTCCGGCGAAGATCTGGAACTCGGCCACAAAGCCGGCAAGTCCGGGTAATCCCAGCGAGGCGAATGCGGCCAGGATCATCGCACCTGTCAATGCCGGAGCCCGTGCTGCCAAACCGCCGTATTCGTCCATTTCGAAGGTCTTGCCACGGGCGAGGACTGATCCGGTTAGGAGGAACATGGCGCCAGTGATGAGGCCGTGGGCGACCATCTCAATCGTTGCCCCGGTAAGGGCTAGCGAACGAGCCCCTTCGCTTGCACCAATGTTGGCGGCAACTGCTACGCCCAGAATTACGTATCCCATGTGGTTAACCGACGTATACGCCACCAATCTTTTGAGGTTCGTTTGAGCCATCGCTACGAGCGCCCCGTAGACGATGCTGATTACGGCGATTATTGCGATCGGCAGCGAGAACCGGCCGAAGGTTTCCGGCATCATCTGCAGCAAGATCCGTACGAATCCATAGGTGCCCATCTTGAGCAACACACCGGCCAGGATCGTCGAAGCCGGCGCGGGTGCATCTACGTGGGCTGAGGGAAGCCACGTATGAAATGGCGCCAGCGGTGTCTTGATCATAAATCCCAATGCAATCGCCCAAAAGATCAGAACAGGAGCAAGACCGGTAGTCGGCAACGGCTGATTCGTAATGATGTCGATCATGTCGAACGTGCGCTGGTCTCCCGAGTTCAGATATATCCCGAGAATCCCAAGCAGAAGAGACAAGGAACCAACCAGGGTATAAACAAAAAACTTGAGAGCCGAGCGATGCGCGTTTCCGTGCCCCCAGATGGCGATCAGAAAATACATGCCCACGAGTGACAAATCGAAGAAAACGAAGAAGAGGATCAGATCGAGCGCCAGAAAGAGAC
Proteins encoded in this region:
- a CDS encoding NADH-quinone oxidoreductase subunit M yields the protein MLSVAIIVPLLAAIALLAMPRDRPELARRTAFGVSLVPLALIVAAWVRFQGGPGFEMVESHAWIPSIGVSYQVGLDGLSLPLVALTALLFSASIIFPVDLRGRARQYYAAFLFLEGASLGLFLALDLILFFVFFDLSLVGMYFLIAIWGHGNAHRSALKFFVYTLVGSLSLLLGILGIYLNSGDQRTFDMIDIITNQPLPTTGLAPVLIFWAIALGFMIKTPLAPFHTWLPSAHVDAPAPASTILAGVLLKMGTYGFVRILLQMMPETFGRFSLPIAIIAVISIVYGALVAMAQTNLKRLVAYTSVNHMGYVILGVAVAANIGASEGARSLALTGATIEMVAHGLITGAMFLLTGSVLARGKTFEMDEYGGLAARAPALTGAMILAAFASLGLPGLAGFVAEFQIFAGTLGVYPWLAGTGLLGIVITAALFLRMVQKVFLGPLPERWSEWTDLGGWELAAIVPMLILVVVIGIAPAWLVNVVDSATRVMTGG